A portion of the Symphalangus syndactylus isolate Jambi chromosome 13, NHGRI_mSymSyn1-v2.1_pri, whole genome shotgun sequence genome contains these proteins:
- the KXD1 gene encoding kxDL motif-containing protein 1: protein MDLPDSASRVFCGRILSMVNTDDVNAIILAQKNMLDRFEKTNEMLLNFNNLSSARLQQMSERFLHHTRTLVEMKRDLDSIFRRIRTLKGKLARQHPEAFSHIPEASFLEEEDEDPIPPSTTTTIATSEQSTGSCDTSPDTVSPSLSPGFEDLSHVQPGSPAINGRSQTDDEETTGE, encoded by the exons atggaCCTCCCGGACTCGGCCTCGAGGGTCTTCTGCGGCCGCATCCTGAGCATGGTGAACACAGATGATGTCAACGCCATCATCCTGGCCCAGAAGAACAT GCTGGACCGCTTTGAGAAGACCAATGAGATGCTGCTCAACTTCAACAACCTGTCCAGTGCCCGCCTGCAGCAGATGAGCGAACGCTTCCTGCACCACACGAGGACCCTGGTAGAGATGAAACGGGACCTGGACAGCATCTTCCGCCGTATCAG GACGCTGAAAGGAAAACTGGCCAGGCAGCACCCAGAGGCCTTCAGCC ATATCCCAGAGGCAtccttcctggaggaagaggatgaagaCCCCATCCCACCCAGCACCACGACCACCATCGCCACCTCAGAACAGAGCACGGGCTCATGTGACACCAGCCCCGACACCGTCTCACCCTCCCTGAGCCCTGGCTTCGAGGACCTGTCCCATGTCCAGCCTGGCTCCCCAGCCATCAACGGCCGCAGCCAGACAGATGACGAGGAGACGACGGGCGAATAG